Part of the Deinococcus roseus genome, TTTTCACCGCTGAGCAGGCGCACAAGGTTGCCTTCAGCAAAGATGTCGAAAACCACCAGGGGCAGGCCCTTGTCCTGGCAGAGGGTCAGGGCGGTTGCGTCCATCACCTGCAGGCCACGGGAAACCACTTCACGGTGTGAGATGCTGTCGATTTTGTAAGCATCGGGGTTCTTGCGGGGGTCGTCGGAGTAAACCCCATCCACCTTGTTTTTGGCCATCAGGACCACTTCTGCGCCGACTTCCAGGGCACGCAGGGTGGCAGTGGTGTCGGTGGTGAAGAAGGGGTTTCCGGTGCCTGCCCCGAAGATCACCACGCGGCCTTTTTCCAGGTGGCGAATGGCACGGCGGCGGATGTAAGGCTCAGCCACCTGACTCATGGTGATGGCGGTCTGCACGCGGGTGGGCTGACCCACCTGCTCCAGAGCGTCTTGCAGGGCGATGGCGTTCATCACGGTGGCAATCATGCCCATGTAGTCGGCAGTGGCGGGATCCATGCCTTCCCCGTTGCGTGCACCGCGCCAGAGGTTGCCTGCCCCCACCACAATGGCAAGTTCCACACCTGTGGCATCTCTGGCTGCTTTGATCTCGCGGGCCAGGGCTGTGGTGGCTTCGTGGGAAATGCCAAACCCGTTTTCGGCAGACAGAAATTCGCCGGACAGTTTAAGGAGTACCCTTTTGTACGCCATGTTTCCTCCCGAAAAAGGGTGGAGCCTAGGCTCCACCACATGAAAAAAGCGGGGAATTTCCCCGCTTTCAGATTATTTGGAGCCGATTTCGAAGCGCACGAAGCTGTTGATGGTGTTGTCACCAGCGTACTTGGCCACGGTCAGGCTGTTGTCTTTCACGAATTTCTGCTCACGCAGAACGGTTTCTTCGTAGAATTTGCCCAGCTGGCCCGCCACGATTTTTTCCACGATCTGGGCAGGCTTGCCTTCGTTGATGGCCTTGTTGGTGAGGATTTCACGCTCGGCTTCGATGGCGCTGTTGTCCACTTCGCTGCGGTCCAGGTAACGGGGGCGCTCGGCAGCCACGTGCAGGGCGATGTCCTTGGCAACAGCAGCGTCAGCACCACTCAGGGCCACCAGAGAACCGATTTTGCCGTTGGAGTGCACGTAGGCACCAACAACACCATCGGATTCCAGGTAAGCCACGCGGCTCAGCACGATGTTCTCACCGATTTTTCCAGCAGCGCCTTTGACAGCAGTGTCGGCGGTTTCGCCGTTGCCGAGGTCGGCGTTCTTGAACACTTCGAGGTCGCTGGTTCTGGCGTTCAGGGCAACTTCGGCCAGCTGTTTCACCAGGGCCTGGAAGTCAGCGTTGCGGGCCACGAAGTCGGTTTCGCTGTTCACTTCAACCAGAGCAGCACGCTTGCCGTCTTCGGAGACCTGGAAAGCGATGAGGCCTTCTTTGGCTTCACGGTCGGCTTTTCTGCCCGCTTTGGCAATGCCACGCTCGCGCAGCAGGGCCACAGCTTTTTCTTCGTTGCCCTCGGCATCCGTCAGGGCCTTTTTCACGTCTACGATTCCAGCGCTGGTGATTTCACGTACTCTTTTGATGGACTCCATCATGATTGGATCTCCTTTGTTTGAGATGGGTTTCACTCTTTTGGGGTTGTGCTCGGTTCTTGATGGTGCACTGGACATTTCAGTCCAGGGTCAAGCATTTTGAGGCCACCACCAGCAAACACACAACAGGGAGTGAGGGGCTGTGATCCCCCCACTCCCGTCAGGTTCACACTTATTCTTGAACGACTGCTTCTTCTTCAGCTTCAACTGCAGGAGCAGCTTCTTCTTCAACAGCAGGGGTGCTGGCCACCACTTCGCCGCCACCACGGGCTTCGACCATCAGGTCACCGATGCGGTTGGTGATCAGCTGGATGGAACGGATCGCATCATCGTTGCCAGGAACGATGTAGTCGATCACGTCGGGGTTGGAGTCGGTGTCAGCAAGAGCAATCACGGGAATGCCAAGTTTGTTGGCTTCCTGCACAGCAATCACTTCTTTGGTGGGGTCCACAACGAACAGCGCGTCAGGCAGACGGGTCATGTTGCGGATGCCGCCCACGTAGCGCTCCAGGCGGTCACGCTCGTTGCCCAGCTGGATGCGTTCAGCTTTGGGACGGGCGTTGATGGCTCCGGTTTCGATCATCTCGTTGAGTTCTTCAAGGCGATCAATGCGGCTGCGGATGGTGCGGAAGTTGGTGAGCATTCCACCGAGCCAGCGCTGGGTCACAAAGGGCATGCCGGTGCGGCGGGCTTCGAGTTCCACGATTTCCTGGGCCTGTTTCTTGGTGCCCACGAAGAGGATCACGCCACCGCGTTCAGCGGTTTCCTTGATGAAGTCAAAGCTGCGGTCAATCTGCTTGAGGGTCTTCTGCAGGTCAATGATGAAAATACCATTGCGCTCGGCGAAGATGAAACGCTTGAACTTGGGGTTCCAGCGCTTGGTTTCGTGACCGAAGTGCACGCCGGCCTCGAGCAGTTGCTTCATGCTGATGTAAGACATCTGTACTCCTTGTGAGGGCGTTGTAAAACAGGTTGATGTTGGTCGTGCTGGCCTCGTTGTTCTGGGGACACCCTCTGCCCGCAAAACGACCCGTCAGACCACTGGCAAAAAACAGCCAAAGAAGAGTCTAGCACAAAACACAGCGGACAATATGGCATGGGTTGCAAATTGGAGGGGTCGCTTGATGAGAGGCTTCGAGGTGCCATCGAGAACCTGTGTCCATTCACAAAGACGGGATAGACCTCTGAAGGGAACCCCACAGAGGGGCAGGTACACTGTCACCCATGTGGATTTCCATTGAAGTGGTGCCCCGAAGCCCCGAAGACCTGCAATCAGAGCTGGATTACATCCGGGATGAACTTCCCACGGTGAATGCCGTGAACATTCCAGATTTGATGCGCATGCCGATTCGCAGCTGGGATGCCTGCTCGCATGTGCGTTCAGAGGTGCCACGCCTGAGTCCCATTCCCCATTTTCGTTCCATTGATTTTGACCTGAAAAAACCCTTTCCCTTTGCAGAGAAACTGCGGGAAAGCGGGGTAAAGGAGGTCATTGTGGTCACGGGAGATCCTCCAGTGGACATGAGCCGCAAGGTTTACCCGACCTCCTGCATCGAACTGATGCGCAAGTTCAAACGGGAACTCCCTGAAATCAAGGTGTATGGCGGTCTGGACCCTTACCGTTCCAGCCTGAGGAGCGAACTGGAGTATCTGGAACGCAAACAGGAAGCCGGAGCAGAGGGGTTTTTCACCCAGCCGTATTTTGATGTGCGCCTGATGGAAGTCTTTGCAGAGATGTTTGAACAGTCAGAATGCAGGGATTTGCCTGTGGTGTGGGGCATCACCTCTGTGGTGGGCCAGCGCTCCCGGAATTACTGGGAGACCCGCAACCGGGCCATTTTCCCCCGGCACTTTCAGCCCACACTGGAGTGGAACCGCAATTTTGCCAGAGAGGCCATTCAGTGGGCCGGGCAGAATGGCGGGCACCTCTACATCATGCCCATCAAGGTGAAGGTTAAGGATTATCTGGAGGGGATTTTGCCTTCCGGTCAGGACTGAGCCATTGAAAATCTGAGCAACAAGAAACAGAAGCCAGAGCAATCCAGCTTCTGTTTCTTGTTTTTGCTGATGGCTTCTTGACCAGAACGGCACCCAGAATGGGGCCTGATCGCTGAACGCTGAGGGCTTTTACTTCTTCCAGCACAGCACCGTGCTGCCCAGCACCACAGCTCCTGCAATCAGAATGGCAGGGCTCAGGTGTTCTCCCAGAAAGAGGGCTCCCCACACAAAAGTCATCAGGGGTTGCAGGAGCTGGATCACACCTGCTCTGGAGATGCCCACCAGCGTGAAGCTGTGGTACCAGGGAAAAAAGCCCAGGTACGCGCTGAACAGGGCCACATAGATCAGGCCGCCCCAGGCCACAGGGGTGAGGTTGAGGATGTGGGGATTCTGGACCAGCAGAAAAATGCTGGCAGGAAGGATCAGGGGCAGGGTGAACACCAGAATCCAGGAAATGGCTTTCCAGCCGGGCATGTGGCGGGTGACTTTGGCTCCTTCCACATAAGTGAAAGCAGAGAACACCAGTGCAGCCAGCAACCACACATCTGCGGTGTGCAATTTCAGGCTGCCTCCGTTCTGGCTGATCAGGAAGGTCACCACGGTACCGCACCCGATCAGAATGCCAATCCAGAAATTCAGCGGAGGCCGTTCTTTTGCCCTCAGGACCGCCAGCAGTGCGGTGGTCAGGGGAATCACGGCAATCACCACAGCACCGTGGGCAGAGGGCACATCTTTCATGGCAATGGCCACACTGGTCCCAAATCCCACCGTTCCGAGGGTCGCCAGGATGATGCTTTTCCAGTGCTGTCTGGCCGGAAATTTTTCTTTGTGGATCAGAAGGACCACCATCGCCACCGCTGCACCGATCAGGTTTCTGAAGACACCGACTGCCAGGCCGCCCATTTCTGGTGCAGCAAATCTGGAAGCAGGCAGGGTCCAGCTGAAGATCAGCACCCCCAGGAAGGCCAGCAGCATCCCGTAGACCTCTTTGGATAACACTTGAGGTCTTGCTTGTAAATACAGGGTATTGTTATCGGTATCCTTCATATATTATGATAACAATTGAGAGGTATACATGTCAAAATCCAGTCTAGACCGAATCCTGAACGCACTCAGAGATGATATCCAGACCCGGCAGGCTGGAGAGAAGCTGCCCACCGTGCGGGATTTGATGGAGCAATTTCAGGCCAGTCCCATCACCATCAACAAGGCTTTAAAAGCCCTGTCTCTGGAAGGCAAAATCGTCACCAAAACAGGCAGTGGAACGTTTGTGGCAGATCCCATCCACCGCCGGGAAACCAAGCCCACCGCCTGGCAGGAAATCACCCTGGGCACCAGATACCACCCTGGAGACAACCTGCGGGAATTCATGGCCAATGTGCCCAGTGGTTGCATTCCGCTGCAATCGGGGTATCTGGATTCTGAACTGCAGGCCGTGGAAGCCCTGCAATCCAGCCTGAAAGCCGTGATGCGCAAACCCACCGTGTGGGGATGGGCCCCCACCGAGGGCCTCGAAGAACTTCGGGCCTGGTTCGCCCACGAAGCAGGTGGATACGTGCGGGCCGCAGATGTGCAAATTGTCTCAGGCGGACAGGCCGCCCTGGCCACCATTTTCAGTGCCCTGACCGAACCCGGACAGCATGTGCTGGTGGAATCTCCCACCTACCTGGGAGCCCTGGCCGTGATGCGCTCCAACAAGGTGAACCCCATTGCCGTTCCCACCGATGCCCAGGGCGTGATTCCTGAATTTCTGGAATCGGCCTTCCAGAAAACCGGGGCCAAGGTTTTTTACACCCAGCCCCGGCACTCCAACCCCAGCGGAGCCACCCTCTCTCCTTACCGCAGAAAGCGGGTGCTGGAAATTGCAGAGAAATACCAGGCTTTCATCGTTGAGGACGACTATCTGAACGGCCTGACCTTCGAGGGCACCCACTCCCCTCCCCTGATCAGCGAGAACGAAAACCACGTGATCTACCTGCGTTCCCTCACCAAGAGTGTGGCCCCCAGTTTGCGGGTCGGGGCCGTGATTGCCAAAGGTGCAGCACGGGCCAGAATCAACTCCATGAGCGTGGTGGATGGTCTTTTTGTCAGCAGGCTTCTGCAGGAAACGGCCCTGCACTTTCTGACCAGCCCGGCCTGGCCCAAACATCTGAAAAAACTGCATCAGGAGCTGAAATACCGCCGCAACATCGCTTTGCAGGAGCTGAAGAACATTCCGGGCCTCACGCCCTACACCCATCCCACTGGAGGGGTGCACATGTGGCTGCGCCTTCCTGAAGGCATCCGGGCCGAGGAGTTCACCCGTGCAGCAGAACGCAATGGGGTCATCGTGGTGTGCGGCAACGTCTACTTTCCAGCAGAGCCCAGTGGCGACTTCATCCGCATGAGTTTCGGGTCGGTGGATCCCCAGACCCTGAAAGACGGCATTCACCGCCTGGGAGAAGTGGTGAGGGAACTCAGCCCTGCTGCCCTCCCCACAACCCTCACCGCGGGCCGTGCCCGGTCTTCCTCCTGAGTTTCCCCCTCCAACCCCCACCGCTGTCTCCGACAGGTCCTCCCCCTGAGGGGGAGGAAAGCGAGGCGAAGTGAGCGAGGTGGGGGTCAGTGGTCAGTAAGGAAACGCAATGTCACACACCAGATCGTCTGGTCCTGCCTCATCCCAGTTTGCGAAGTAAACTTCACGGGAAGACAGCATGCTGCACATCCTGCCCTGTTCTCTGAGCCACAAAGAAACAGCATCGTAGGCCTTGAGGATTTCCGGGAACACACACTGCCCTTTGGTGATGGTGGTGAAGGCCTCGGGGTGCTCGGGTTCAATGCGGATGTTCATGCCTTCCAGAGGTTCCACTGGACCCATGAAAGGCACACACACCTCGACAGGCCCATCTGAATCCTGGTTTACGGTCCCGTGGTAGATCACAAAAGGGGCAGCAGTGATGGGGGCATCCGAAGCCTCCAGGTGGGGCATGATGCGACCAAAGGCCTCTCCAATGAAAGCGGGCAAATCACTGGCATACACCCGTTGCTGAATGGTGATGATCTTGGCTGCAGGCACCGTGCGGGTCTGGATGTCAAACATGTGATTCTCCTTTTTCTCCAGGTAATCGGAGAGGTACTGAACGAGCTCCTTTTTCTGCCGTGCATCCTGCTCCACTTCACGCCAGTAAGAGCGCACCAGGGTTGCCCGCTGGTCTTCTGAGGCCTGCAGCACCTCAAAAATGCGGTTCAGGGGCATCTCCAGTTGCCTGAGGAGGCCAATCAAATGGGCCGCTTCAAACTGGCTGGCATGGTAATAGCGGTATCCACTTTGCGGATCCACAAACACCGGAATCAAAAGCCCCATGGCGTCATAGAGCCTCAGGGCCTTCTGGGACAGCCGGGTGTTTCTGGCAAAGGCGCTGATGGTCAGCAGGTCAGCACGGGTCTCGTTCATGGCTTCAGTCTGGGGTCTGACCCAGGGGAAGAGTCAAGGGGTGTGAATTTTGTGGAGACACCTTTTGGGGAATGACAGGTCTAGCTCTTTGCCGAGAGCCGAGGGCCGAGAGCCGAGAGCGTAAATTGGCACAGCCTCAACTGCCTGTCAAACCCAAAAATGCTTATGCCAGAGCTTTACAGATGCCCTCGGCTCTCGGCCCTCGGCTCTCGGCTTGTTTAGATTTAAGCCACATGGCCCACTGCAACCCCCCATGCATAAGTGCATAAAATACCCTATGTTGCTTGCCTTTGATCTGGATGGAACCATCGTCACCCGGAAGTTCGATTTGCCAGCAGAGACCCGCAAGGCGGTGGATTACGCCCGCAGCAAGGGGCACCAGGTCACGGTGATCACCGGACGCACAGACCGCAGTTCCCGGCCTTACCTGCAAACCCTGAACGTGGAATCCCACTTTGGCAGTTGCCAGGGGTCAAGGGTGCATGGTCACGGCGAAGAAATGCTGCATCAGGTGTACATCGGTGCAGATGAGGTGCTGAAAACCCTGAAACTCCTGAGGCAGCACCGTTCAGCAAAGTTCTTCATGAGCAGTCCCACCCATCTTTTCCTGAAGGATCTGGAAGATCCCTTTTTCAGCTGGGCCCATCAGGAAGGTCATGTGGTACAGCAGTTGCAGGACCTGACGCCAGAAACCGTCAACAAGATCGTGATTTACGGCAAGAACCTCACAAAGCTGTCTGAAAAAGTCCATGCGCAGGTGCAGGGGCAGTTTTATCCCTGGGACCACACGGTGCTGGAAGTGCTGCCCCAGGGAAGCTCCAAAGGACATGCCCTCTCTTTGCTGGCCCAGCATTATGGTTATGGCCCCGAAGATGTGGTCGCTTTCGGAGATGGGGTCAATGACATCAGCATGTTCGAGTGGGCTGGAACGGGCATCTCTGTGGGACATGCAGGTGAGCACCTGCGTTCTCTGGGCAAAGAACATGTTGCAGAACCCGAGAAACTGGGTGTGGTGGAATGGATTTACAAGAACCTGTGAGGATTGCAGCGATTTCGGACATTCACAGTAACCTGCTGGCCTTGCAGGCAGTCTGGGAGGATCTGCAGAAGCACAGCCCGGATCTGGTGGTGTGTCTGGGGGACCACCTGTGGGGTTCCCTGCAGCCCCGTCTGGTGGCGGATTTCTTGATGGAGCATGGGGTGCTGTGCATTTCGGGGAACCAGGACCGCAGCATCCACAGCCCCACAGAACAGGAAAAAGCCAGTGCAGATTTTGCTTTTCTGCATTCCGAGCTTTCAGAACACCACCTGCAGTGGCTTCTTGAGATGCCTGCAACCCTGAACCTGCCCGGTGTCCTGCTCTGCCATGGCACCCCCACCTCTGACACCACCTACCTGCTGGAAACCGTGACGGAGCATGGGGTCAGGCTGGCTTCTGAAGCAGAAATCTTGCAACGCCTGGACCATGAAACGGCTCCTCTGGTGCTGTGTGGGCATTCCCATGTGGCACGGGTGGTACAGGCTGGAAACCAGTTGATTGTGAATCCGGGCAGTGTGGGCATCCCTGCTTACGACGATGATGTTCCGTACCCACATGTGATGGAATCGGGCAGCCCCCATGCGCGTTATGCCCTGCTCAGCCGCACAGGTTCAGGATGGTCGGTCAGCCTGCAAAACGTGGTCTATGATTGGGAGGTCACTGCACAAACTGCCGCACTGAGAGGGCGTTCTGATCGAGCTTGCTGGATCAGAACAGGGCGGGTTGAACCTTTCAATTTCACCCAAAACCATTTGCAGTAAGCTGAGGTATGCAAGAGCGCATCCATGGCATGCTGCTCGGAATGGCTGTGGGAAATGCCCTGGGGCTCCCCTACGAGAACCTTCCGCGCAGCCAGGCCAGCAGACTGGGGCACCCGGACCGCATGCGGTTCTGGATGGGGCACGGCATGGTCTCGGACGACACCGAGCATGCCCTGATCACCCTGGAAGCCCTGCTGAAATCCGGTGGGGATGTGCAACTGTTTCAGAAATTGCTGGCAAAAGGTCTGGTGCGCTGGGGACGGTCTTTTCCCCTCAGTGCAGGCAAGGCCACCCTGATTGCCGTGAGCAAACTGTCTGTGGGGGTTTCACCTGAGCGCAGTGGCGTGATGTCTGCCGGAAATGGACCCCTGATGCGCAGTTTGCCTCTGGGCCTGATGCTGGGCGATCCTGAGAAATTGCGCCAGATGGTGCGGGTTTCCACGCGCATCACCC contains:
- the pyrH gene encoding UMP kinase, with product MAYKRVLLKLSGEFLSAENGFGISHEATTALAREIKAARDATGVELAIVVGAGNLWRGARNGEGMDPATADYMGMIATVMNAIALQDALEQVGQPTRVQTAITMSQVAEPYIRRRAIRHLEKGRVVIFGAGTGNPFFTTDTTATLRALEVGAEVVLMAKNKVDGVYSDDPRKNPDAYKIDSISHREVVSRGLQVMDATALTLCQDKGLPLVVFDIFAEGNLVRLLSGEKVGTFISSEV
- the tsf gene encoding translation elongation factor Ts; amino-acid sequence: MMESIKRVREITSAGIVDVKKALTDAEGNEEKAVALLRERGIAKAGRKADREAKEGLIAFQVSEDGKRAALVEVNSETDFVARNADFQALVKQLAEVALNARTSDLEVFKNADLGNGETADTAVKGAAGKIGENIVLSRVAYLESDGVVGAYVHSNGKIGSLVALSGADAAVAKDIALHVAAERPRYLDRSEVDNSAIEAEREILTNKAINEGKPAQIVEKIVAGQLGKFYEETVLREQKFVKDNSLTVAKYAGDNTINSFVRFEIGSK
- the rpsB gene encoding 30S ribosomal protein S2, whose translation is MSYISMKQLLEAGVHFGHETKRWNPKFKRFIFAERNGIFIIDLQKTLKQIDRSFDFIKETAERGGVILFVGTKKQAQEIVELEARRTGMPFVTQRWLGGMLTNFRTIRSRIDRLEELNEMIETGAINARPKAERIQLGNERDRLERYVGGIRNMTRLPDALFVVDPTKEVIAVQEANKLGIPVIALADTDSNPDVIDYIVPGNDDAIRSIQLITNRIGDLMVEARGGGEVVASTPAVEEEAAPAVEAEEEAVVQE
- a CDS encoding methylenetetrahydrofolate reductase encodes the protein MWISIEVVPRSPEDLQSELDYIRDELPTVNAVNIPDLMRMPIRSWDACSHVRSEVPRLSPIPHFRSIDFDLKKPFPFAEKLRESGVKEVIVVTGDPPVDMSRKVYPTSCIELMRKFKRELPEIKVYGGLDPYRSSLRSELEYLERKQEAGAEGFFTQPYFDVRLMEVFAEMFEQSECRDLPVVWGITSVVGQRSRNYWETRNRAIFPRHFQPTLEWNRNFAREAIQWAGQNGGHLYIMPIKVKVKDYLEGILPSGQD
- a CDS encoding DMT family transporter; translation: MLSKEVYGMLLAFLGVLIFSWTLPASRFAAPEMGGLAVGVFRNLIGAAVAMVVLLIHKEKFPARQHWKSIILATLGTVGFGTSVAIAMKDVPSAHGAVVIAVIPLTTALLAVLRAKERPPLNFWIGILIGCGTVVTFLISQNGGSLKLHTADVWLLAALVFSAFTYVEGAKVTRHMPGWKAISWILVFTLPLILPASIFLLVQNPHILNLTPVAWGGLIYVALFSAYLGFFPWYHSFTLVGISRAGVIQLLQPLMTFVWGALFLGEHLSPAILIAGAVVLGSTVLCWKK
- a CDS encoding aminotransferase-like domain-containing protein, which gives rise to MSKSSLDRILNALRDDIQTRQAGEKLPTVRDLMEQFQASPITINKALKALSLEGKIVTKTGSGTFVADPIHRRETKPTAWQEITLGTRYHPGDNLREFMANVPSGCIPLQSGYLDSELQAVEALQSSLKAVMRKPTVWGWAPTEGLEELRAWFAHEAGGYVRAADVQIVSGGQAALATIFSALTEPGQHVLVESPTYLGALAVMRSNKVNPIAVPTDAQGVIPEFLESAFQKTGAKVFYTQPRHSNPSGATLSPYRRKRVLEIAEKYQAFIVEDDYLNGLTFEGTHSPPLISENENHVIYLRSLTKSVAPSLRVGAVIAKGAARARINSMSVVDGLFVSRLLQETALHFLTSPAWPKHLKKLHQELKYRRNIALQELKNIPGLTPYTHPTGGVHMWLRLPEGIRAEEFTRAAERNGVIVVCGNVYFPAEPSGDFIRMSFGSVDPQTLKDGIHRLGEVVRELSPAALPTTLTAGRARSSS
- a CDS encoding MerR family transcriptional regulator — translated: MNETRADLLTISAFARNTRLSQKALRLYDAMGLLIPVFVDPQSGYRYYHASQFEAAHLIGLLRQLEMPLNRIFEVLQASEDQRATLVRSYWREVEQDARQKKELVQYLSDYLEKKENHMFDIQTRTVPAAKIITIQQRVYASDLPAFIGEAFGRIMPHLEASDAPITAAPFVIYHGTVNQDSDGPVEVCVPFMGPVEPLEGMNIRIEPEHPEAFTTITKGQCVFPEILKAYDAVSLWLREQGRMCSMLSSREVYFANWDEAGPDDLVCDIAFPY
- a CDS encoding Cof-type HAD-IIB family hydrolase: MLLAFDLDGTIVTRKFDLPAETRKAVDYARSKGHQVTVITGRTDRSSRPYLQTLNVESHFGSCQGSRVHGHGEEMLHQVYIGADEVLKTLKLLRQHRSAKFFMSSPTHLFLKDLEDPFFSWAHQEGHVVQQLQDLTPETVNKIVIYGKNLTKLSEKVHAQVQGQFYPWDHTVLEVLPQGSSKGHALSLLAQHYGYGPEDVVAFGDGVNDISMFEWAGTGISVGHAGEHLRSLGKEHVAEPEKLGVVEWIYKNL
- a CDS encoding metallophosphoesterase family protein, producing the protein MDLQEPVRIAAISDIHSNLLALQAVWEDLQKHSPDLVVCLGDHLWGSLQPRLVADFLMEHGVLCISGNQDRSIHSPTEQEKASADFAFLHSELSEHHLQWLLEMPATLNLPGVLLCHGTPTSDTTYLLETVTEHGVRLASEAEILQRLDHETAPLVLCGHSHVARVVQAGNQLIVNPGSVGIPAYDDDVPYPHVMESGSPHARYALLSRTGSGWSVSLQNVVYDWEVTAQTAALRGRSDRACWIRTGRVEPFNFTQNHLQ